One stretch of Pseudomonas azotoformans DNA includes these proteins:
- the uvrA gene encoding excinuclease ABC subunit UvrA has product MTSQRNIPPITAQPAGFVRVRGAREHNLRNVDVDIPRDALVVFTGVSGSGKSSLAFSTVYAEAQRRYFESVAPYARRLIDQVGVPDVDSIEGLPPAVALQQQRGTPSARSSVGSVTTLSSLIRMLYSRAGSYPKGQAMLYAEDFSPNLPQGACPQCHGLGRVYEVTEALMVPDPSLTIRQRAVASWPLAWQGQNQRDILVTLGYDVDIPWRDLPKKQRDWILFTEETPTVPVYAGFTPEQTRDALKRKLEPSYQGTFIGARRYILHTFTHTQSALMKKRVSQFMQGSACPLCDGKRLTQAALSVKFAGVDIGELSQLSLTQLAELLRPVAAGQDKMKLSVEKRLAAQRIAQDLLERVSTLTELGLGYLSLERSTPTLSSGELQRLRLATQLGSQLFGVIYVLDEPSAGLHPADGEALFTALERLKAAGNSLFVVEHDLETMRRADWLIDVGPAAGEQGGQVLYSGPPAGLAQVAASQTREYLFAQKRVSAQVRREPSGWLQLEGVTRNNLKGLNVDFPLGCFTAVTGISGSGKSSLVSQALLELVGAGLGRVVENDEEPSLEDDAPQTSGGHIRAGLEHIRRLVQVDQKPIGRTPRSNLATYTGLFDNVRKLFAATPAAKKHHYDAGQFSFNVAKGRCPNCEGEGFVSVELLFMPSVYAPCPTCHGARYNPETLAIKWQGLSIAEVLGLTVAQAVEVFAEQPAVLRSLQVLRDIGLGYLRLGQPATELSGGEAQRIKLATELQRNARGATLYVLDEPTTGLHPRDVDRLLSQLNQLVDAGHTVVVVEHEMRVVAQSDWVIDIGPGAGDLGGKVVASGTPQKVAKSKTSRTAPFLAKELN; this is encoded by the coding sequence ATGACTTCACAGCGCAATATTCCTCCGATCACTGCCCAACCCGCCGGCTTCGTCCGCGTGCGCGGCGCCCGCGAGCACAACCTGCGCAACGTCGATGTGGATATCCCCCGGGATGCCCTGGTGGTGTTCACCGGGGTGTCGGGTTCCGGCAAATCGTCCCTGGCGTTTTCCACGGTGTATGCCGAGGCCCAGCGCCGCTATTTCGAGTCGGTGGCGCCCTATGCGCGGCGGTTGATCGACCAGGTCGGCGTGCCGGACGTGGACAGCATCGAAGGCCTGCCGCCCGCCGTGGCCCTGCAACAGCAGCGCGGTACGCCGAGTGCGCGTTCGTCGGTGGGCAGCGTGACCACGTTATCGAGTTTGATCCGCATGCTGTACTCCCGCGCCGGCAGTTATCCGAAGGGGCAGGCGATGCTGTACGCCGAAGACTTTTCGCCGAACCTGCCCCAGGGTGCATGCCCGCAGTGTCATGGCCTGGGGCGCGTGTATGAAGTGACTGAGGCGTTGATGGTGCCCGATCCTTCCCTGACCATTCGCCAGCGTGCGGTGGCGTCCTGGCCGTTGGCGTGGCAGGGGCAGAACCAGCGCGACATCCTGGTGACCCTGGGCTATGACGTGGATATCCCCTGGCGCGACCTGCCGAAAAAGCAGCGTGACTGGATCCTGTTCACCGAAGAAACCCCCACCGTCCCGGTGTACGCCGGCTTCACCCCGGAACAGACCCGCGATGCGTTGAAGCGCAAACTGGAGCCGAGCTACCAGGGCACCTTCATCGGCGCCCGGCGCTACATCCTGCACACCTTCACCCACACCCAGAGCGCGCTGATGAAAAAGCGTGTGTCGCAGTTCATGCAGGGCAGCGCCTGCCCGTTGTGCGACGGCAAGCGCCTGACCCAGGCGGCGTTGTCGGTGAAATTTGCCGGGGTGGACATCGGCGAGCTGTCGCAATTGTCGTTGACCCAGTTGGCCGAGTTGCTGCGACCGGTGGCGGCGGGGCAGGACAAGATGAAGCTGTCGGTGGAGAAACGCCTGGCCGCGCAGCGCATCGCCCAGGACTTGCTGGAGCGGGTCAGTACCTTGACCGAATTGGGCCTGGGCTACCTGTCCCTGGAGCGCAGCACGCCGACCTTGTCGTCCGGCGAGTTGCAGCGACTGCGCCTGGCAACGCAATTGGGCTCGCAGTTGTTTGGTGTGATCTACGTGCTGGACGAACCTTCGGCGGGCCTGCACCCGGCGGACGGCGAGGCATTGTTCACCGCCCTTGAGCGCTTGAAGGCGGCCGGCAATTCATTGTTTGTGGTGGAGCATGACCTGGAAACCATGCGCCGCGCCGACTGGCTGATCGACGTCGGCCCGGCGGCCGGTGAACAGGGCGGGCAGGTGCTGTACAGCGGCCCGCCGGCGGGGCTGGCGCAGGTGGCGGCGTCGCAGACCCGTGAGTACCTGTTTGCGCAAAAGCGCGTGTCGGCTCAGGTACGCCGTGAACCCAGCGGCTGGCTGCAACTGGAAGGCGTGACGCGTAATAATCTCAAGGGCTTGAACGTGGATTTCCCACTGGGCTGCTTCACGGCGGTCACCGGGATTTCCGGCTCGGGCAAGTCCAGCCTGGTCAGCCAGGCACTGCTGGAACTGGTGGGCGCCGGGCTAGGGCGTGTGGTGGAAAACGACGAAGAACCAAGCCTGGAAGATGACGCCCCGCAAACCAGCGGGGGCCACATCCGCGCCGGGCTGGAGCACATCCGCCGCCTGGTGCAGGTCGACCAGAAACCCATCGGCCGCACCCCGCGCTCCAACCTGGCGACCTACACCGGGCTGTTCGACAACGTGCGCAAGCTGTTCGCGGCCACTCCGGCGGCGAAGAAGCATCACTACGATGCCGGACAGTTCTCCTTCAATGTCGCCAAGGGCCGTTGCCCGAATTGTGAAGGCGAGGGCTTTGTCAGCGTTGAATTGCTGTTCATGCCCAGCGTGTACGCGCCATGCCCGACCTGCCACGGCGCGCGCTACAACCCCGAGACCCTGGCGATCAAATGGCAAGGCTTGAGCATCGCCGAGGTGCTGGGGCTCACGGTGGCACAGGCGGTGGAGGTGTTTGCCGAACAGCCAGCGGTGTTGCGTTCGCTGCAGGTGCTGCGGGATATCGGCCTGGGTTACCTGCGCCTGGGGCAACCGGCGACCGAGTTGTCCGGTGGCGAAGCGCAGCGCATCAAACTGGCGACCGAGCTGCAACGCAATGCGCGGGGCGCCACCCTGTATGTGCTGGACGAACCCACCACCGGGCTGCATCCACGGGATGTGGACCGCCTGCTCAGCCAGTTGAACCAGTTGGTGGACGCGGGGCATACGGTGGTCGTGGTGGAGCATGAAATGCGCGTGGTGGCGCAGAGTGACTGGGTGATCGATATCGGGCCGGGGGCAGGGGATCTGGGCGGGAAGGTGGTGGCCAGTGGCACGCCGCAGAAGGTTGCCAAAAGCAAGACTAGCCGGACTGCGCCATTCCTGGCCAAAGAACTGAACTAA
- a CDS encoding ATP-binding protein: MQFLSNPHGCEGWAGEMAQRIRAFDWSSTDLGPIDRWSTSLACTVQMMLASPVPMVMLWGQWGYMIYNDSYSAFAGGRHPYLLGTPVELGWPEVAEFNRHVMDTCLAGGTLSFNNKDLVLLRNGQPETVWLDLYYSPVAGDDQQPAGVLAIVVETTELVKSEQVRRELTHNLEQRVAAEVQARSAAEDQLRQSQKLEAIGGLTGGVAHDFNNLLQVIAGNLHLLARQEPDNAQVQRRVTAAIAAVERGAKLSSQLLAFARRQPLSPAVYNPQRIYAGLGELLQRALGETIHIDVQMPQDAWFINVDRNQLENALLNLAINARDAMKGEGVIRISGENIILNPDDCAGKSIKPGEYVRLEVADTGVGMSESTLKRAFEPFFTTKREGHGTGLGLSMVFGFVRQSGGHVEMWSEEGKGSVVQMYFPHSLEPESLDVHMDQVQHSRGQETILVVEDNEGVRLTVVELLEQSGYTVLTAEDGDQAMSKLQAGSPPDLIFTDVVMPGRVKSTDLADWARQQTPAVPVLFTSGHTRDILSSNHLLSPDIHLLSKPYSPEALTQRVRSVLTARQGCP; the protein is encoded by the coding sequence ATGCAATTCTTATCCAACCCCCACGGCTGTGAAGGCTGGGCCGGTGAAATGGCCCAGCGGATCCGCGCATTCGATTGGTCGAGTACCGATCTTGGCCCCATCGACCGCTGGTCCACCAGCCTGGCGTGTACCGTGCAGATGATGCTGGCTTCGCCCGTGCCCATGGTGATGCTCTGGGGACAATGGGGGTACATGATCTATAACGACAGCTACTCGGCATTTGCTGGCGGGCGCCATCCGTACCTGCTGGGCACGCCGGTGGAGTTGGGTTGGCCGGAAGTGGCCGAGTTCAACCGGCATGTGATGGACACCTGCCTGGCCGGTGGCACCCTGTCATTCAATAACAAGGACCTGGTGCTGTTGCGCAACGGCCAGCCGGAAACCGTGTGGCTGGACCTCTACTACAGCCCGGTGGCCGGCGACGATCAACAACCGGCCGGCGTGCTGGCGATTGTGGTGGAGACCACCGAACTGGTGAAGTCCGAACAGGTGCGCCGGGAGCTCACGCACAACCTCGAACAACGGGTGGCCGCCGAAGTGCAGGCGCGCTCCGCGGCCGAGGACCAGTTGCGCCAGTCGCAGAAACTCGAAGCCATCGGCGGCCTCACCGGCGGCGTGGCCCACGACTTCAATAACCTGCTGCAAGTGATCGCCGGCAACCTGCACCTGCTGGCCCGCCAGGAACCGGACAACGCCCAGGTGCAGCGGCGTGTCACCGCCGCCATTGCGGCGGTGGAGCGTGGGGCCAAGCTGTCGTCGCAACTGCTGGCGTTCGCCCGGCGTCAACCCCTGTCGCCGGCGGTGTATAACCCGCAACGCATTTACGCCGGGCTTGGCGAGTTGCTGCAACGGGCGCTGGGCGAGACCATCCATATTGATGTGCAGATGCCCCAGGACGCCTGGTTTATCAATGTCGACCGCAACCAGCTGGAAAACGCGCTGCTCAACCTGGCGATCAATGCCCGCGACGCCATGAAGGGCGAGGGGGTGATCCGCATCTCCGGCGAAAACATCATCCTCAACCCGGACGATTGCGCGGGCAAAAGCATCAAGCCTGGCGAGTACGTGCGCCTGGAGGTGGCCGATACCGGCGTCGGCATGTCCGAAAGCACCCTCAAGCGCGCCTTCGAACCCTTCTTCACCACCAAGCGTGAAGGCCATGGCACCGGCCTGGGCCTGAGCATGGTGTTCGGCTTTGTGCGCCAGAGTGGCGGGCATGTGGAAATGTGGAGCGAGGAGGGCAAGGGCTCGGTGGTGCAGATGTATTTCCCCCACAGCCTGGAACCGGAAAGCCTCGATGTGCATATGGACCAGGTGCAGCACAGCCGCGGCCAGGAAACCATCCTGGTGGTCGAGGACAATGAAGGCGTGCGCCTGACCGTCGTGGAACTGCTCGAACAGTCCGGCTACACCGTGCTCACCGCCGAAGACGGCGACCAGGCCATGTCGAAACTGCAGGCAGGCTCGCCACCGGACCTGATCTTCACCGATGTGGTCATGCCCGGCCGCGTCAAAAGTACCGACCTGGCCGACTGGGCACGCCAGCAGACGCCTGCCGTGCCGGTGCTGTTCACCTCCGGCCACACCCGTGACATTCTCTCCAGCAATCACCTGCTGAGCCCCGATATTCATCTGCTGAGCAAACCCTACAGCCCCGAAGCGCTGACGCAACGGGTGCGCAGCGTGCTCACCGCCCGACAAGGTTGTCCATGA
- a CDS encoding error-prone DNA polymerase, with amino-acid sequence MKIPQTPTAPCRSELAREKRPGNAFIQTPRVIVDDLREQARSYSELHCLSNFSFQRGASSALELFERAKRQGYSALAITDECTLAGIVRAWQAAKAVELPLIIGSEMRIENGPKLVLLVEDLSGYQHLCRLITVARRRSEKGSYRLLHEDFEQPLPGLLALWVAEDSDTQASIQWLRRTFTERLWLAVHLHCGQDDARHLEQRLSLAASLHLPAVACGDVHMHARGRRALQDTMTAIRHHVPVAEAGTRLHPNGERHLRSLDALAALYPHALLDETQAIARRCTFDLSQLRYHYPRELVPSGHDAESWLRTVTEAGIAQRWPQGVDAKTLQQIHDELKLISELGYESYFLTVHDIVQFARSRSILCQGRGSAANSAVCFALGITEIDPSLTSLLFERFLSRERNEPPDIDVDFEHERREEVLQYVFQRYGRTRAALTAVVSSYHAAGAVRDVAKALGLPPDQINALADCCGRWSDDAPPLERLREGGFDPESPLLRRVLTLTQQLIGFPRHLSQHPGGFVISEYPLDTLVPVENAAMAERTIIQWDKDDLDAVGLLKVDILALGMLSAIRRCFDLLRRHRNRDLALATIPKEDPATYAMISKADTIGVFQIESRAQMSMLPRLRPQKFYDLVIEVAIVRPGPIQGGMVHPYLRRRNKEEPETYPSPELKTVLERTLGIPLFQEQVMQIAMVAADYSPGEADQLRRSMAAWKRHGGLEPHQQRLRTGMLKNGYTEAFAAQIFEQIKGFGSYGFPESHAASFALLTYASCWLKCHEPAAFACALINSWPMGFYSPDQILQDARRHRLQIRPVDVQASDWDCSLEPIDGAQPAIRMGLRMISGFREEDGRRIEAARVRRAFSDIADLDERAGLDARAQALLADAGALRALADNRHKARWEVAGVHKQLGLFAGLPSPDEAPVELPAPSVGEDLQADYATVGTTLGPHPLALLRDELRKRRCRSSHELMTVEHGRNVSVAGLVTGRQRPGTASGVTFVTLEDEFGNLNVVVWRDLAERQRQALVGSRLLKVDGRWEAVGEVRHLIAGRLTDLTPLLEGINVRSRDFH; translated from the coding sequence ATGAAAATCCCCCAAACGCCGACTGCTCCCTGTAGGAGCGAGCTCGCTCGCGAAAAACGCCCAGGCAACGCGTTCATCCAGACCCCCCGCGTCATCGTTGACGACCTTCGCGAGCAAGCTCGCTCCTACAGTGAACTGCACTGCCTGTCCAACTTCAGCTTCCAGCGCGGTGCGTCCAGTGCGCTGGAGTTGTTCGAGCGGGCCAAGCGCCAAGGCTACAGCGCCCTGGCGATCACCGACGAATGCACCCTGGCGGGTATCGTGCGGGCGTGGCAGGCGGCGAAGGCGGTGGAACTGCCGCTGATTATCGGCAGCGAGATGCGCATCGAAAACGGCCCGAAACTGGTGCTGCTGGTGGAAGACCTCAGCGGCTACCAGCACCTGTGCCGCTTGATCACCGTGGCCCGGCGGCGCTCGGAAAAAGGCAGCTATCGCCTGTTGCACGAGGACTTCGAGCAACCGCTGCCCGGCCTGCTGGCGCTGTGGGTCGCCGAGGACAGCGACACCCAGGCCTCGATCCAGTGGCTGCGCCGCACCTTCACCGAGCGCCTGTGGCTGGCGGTGCATCTGCACTGCGGCCAGGACGATGCGCGCCACCTGGAACAACGCCTGAGCCTGGCCGCCAGCCTGCACCTCCCGGCGGTGGCCTGTGGCGATGTGCACATGCATGCGCGTGGCCGCCGCGCCCTGCAAGACACCATGACCGCCATCCGCCATCACGTGCCGGTGGCCGAAGCCGGTACGCGCCTGCACCCCAATGGCGAGCGGCACCTGCGCAGCCTCGATGCCCTGGCCGCGCTGTACCCGCACGCCTTGCTCGATGAAACCCAGGCGATTGCCCGCCGTTGCACCTTCGACCTCAGCCAGTTGCGCTATCACTACCCGCGTGAGCTGGTGCCCAGCGGCCACGACGCCGAATCCTGGCTTCGCACCGTGACCGAAGCGGGCATCGCCCAGCGCTGGCCGCAGGGTGTCGACGCCAAGACCTTGCAGCAGATCCACGACGAACTGAAGCTCATCAGCGAGCTGGGCTACGAAAGCTACTTCCTTACGGTGCATGACATTGTGCAGTTCGCCCGCAGCCGTTCGATCCTGTGCCAGGGCCGCGGTTCGGCGGCCAACTCGGCGGTGTGCTTTGCCTTGGGCATCACCGAGATCGACCCGAGCCTGACGAGTCTGTTGTTCGAACGTTTCCTGTCCAGGGAGCGCAACGAGCCGCCGGACATCGACGTGGACTTCGAACATGAGCGCCGCGAAGAAGTACTGCAGTACGTGTTCCAGCGCTACGGCCGCACCCGCGCGGCGCTGACGGCGGTGGTCAGCAGTTACCACGCTGCTGGCGCGGTACGCGATGTGGCCAAGGCCCTCGGGCTGCCGCCGGACCAGATCAACGCCCTGGCCGATTGCTGCGGACGCTGGAGCGACGATGCCCCGCCGCTGGAGCGCCTGCGCGAAGGCGGCTTCGACCCCGAGAGCCCGCTGTTGCGCCGGGTACTCACGCTCACCCAGCAGTTGATCGGCTTCCCCCGGCACTTGTCCCAGCACCCCGGCGGCTTCGTGATTTCCGAATACCCGCTGGACACCCTGGTGCCGGTGGAAAACGCCGCCATGGCCGAGCGCACCATTATCCAGTGGGACAAGGACGACCTCGACGCGGTGGGTTTGCTCAAGGTGGATATCCTGGCCTTGGGCATGCTCAGTGCGATCCGGCGTTGCTTCGACTTGCTGCGCCGTCACCGCAACCGCGACCTGGCCTTGGCGACGATCCCCAAGGAAGACCCAGCCACCTACGCGATGATCAGCAAGGCCGACACTATCGGCGTGTTCCAGATCGAGTCGCGGGCGCAGATGTCGATGTTGCCAAGGCTCAGGCCGCAGAAGTTCTATGACCTGGTGATTGAGGTGGCCATCGTGCGACCGGGGCCGATCCAGGGCGGCATGGTGCACCCGTACTTGCGGCGGCGGAACAAGGAAGAACCCGAAACCTATCCTTCGCCGGAGCTTAAAACCGTTCTGGAACGCACCCTGGGCATTCCGTTGTTCCAGGAGCAAGTGATGCAGATCGCCATGGTCGCCGCCGACTACAGCCCCGGCGAGGCCGACCAGTTGCGCCGCTCCATGGCTGCCTGGAAACGCCACGGTGGCCTGGAGCCGCACCAGCAGCGCCTGCGCACCGGCATGTTGAAAAACGGCTACACCGAAGCCTTTGCCGCGCAGATCTTCGAGCAGATCAAAGGCTTTGGCAGTTATGGCTTCCCTGAGTCCCACGCGGCCAGTTTCGCCTTGCTGACCTACGCCAGTTGCTGGCTCAAGTGTCATGAACCGGCGGCGTTTGCCTGTGCGCTGATCAACAGTTGGCCCATGGGCTTCTACAGCCCGGACCAGATCCTGCAGGACGCACGGCGCCATCGCTTGCAGATCCGGCCGGTGGATGTGCAGGCCAGCGATTGGGATTGCAGCCTGGAGCCCATCGACGGCGCGCAGCCGGCGATTCGCATGGGTTTGCGCATGATCTCAGGGTTTCGCGAAGAGGATGGGCGGCGCATCGAAGCCGCGCGCGTGCGTCGAGCGTTCAGCGACATTGCCGACCTCGACGAGCGCGCCGGGCTGGATGCGCGTGCCCAGGCCTTGCTCGCGGATGCCGGGGCTCTGCGCGCCCTGGCCGACAACCGGCACAAGGCGCGCTGGGAGGTGGCTGGCGTACACAAGCAACTGGGGCTGTTTGCCGGCCTGCCGAGCCCGGATGAAGCGCCGGTCGAGTTGCCGGCACCGAGCGTGGGCGAGGACCTGCAGGCCGACTATGCCACCGTGGGCACGACCCTGGGGCCGCATCCGTTGGCGCTGCTGCGGGATGAATTGCGCAAGCGCCGCTGTCGCAGCTCCCATGAGCTGATGACGGTGGAGCACGGCCGTAATGTCAGCGTCGCGGGGCTGGTGACCGGTCGACAGCGCCCGGGCACGGCCAGTGGGGTGACCTTTGTCACCCTGGAAGATGAATTCGGCAACCTCAATGTGGTGGTCTGGCGTGACCTGGCCGAGCGTCAACGCCAGGCCCTGGTGGGTTCGCGGCTGTTGAAAGTGGATGGGCGCTGGGAAGCGGTGGGCGAGGTGCGGCACTTGATCGCCGGGCGCCTGACCGACCTGACGCCGTTGCTGGAAGGGATCAATGTGCGCAGTCGGGATTTTCACTGA
- a CDS encoding Y-family DNA polymerase, whose product MRWVCIVFPQLALDGVLRVHPEPEQPLALLAGTPQRRVLQTVNDAARALGLRPGQSLTAAHALAKTFASVEYDPAEIERHQQFLAAWAYQFSSQVSLYYPRALLFEIESSLGLFGPWPRFEARLRQELTELGFRHRIVAAPNPAAARVLANIYDGLAVQDDGLLQALAPLPIDRAGLDPQAATALSRMGLRRLAQVQALPRHTLARRFDAGLLKHLDALSGQRPLALAFYQPPDRFDVRIELNFDVQSHQALLFPLRRLTGDLSAFLCGRDSGVQRFDLYLEHAQAPDTVIKVGLLSAEREPAMLFELARGRLEQVQVTSPVRGFRLIAQDLPVFVPQRQDLFDDRPQQTLPWEQLRERLRARLGDEAVQGLRFHADHRPECAWQAATDKNLCPTLHKVQRPGWLLSEPTLLAEHGVHILMGPERIESGWWDGADIRRDYYLIQTRAGQRGWAFRNVGQSDGLWLQGWFA is encoded by the coding sequence ATGCGCTGGGTGTGTATTGTCTTCCCGCAATTGGCGCTGGACGGAGTGCTGCGTGTGCATCCCGAGCCGGAGCAACCCCTGGCCCTGCTGGCCGGCACGCCACAGCGGCGCGTGTTGCAAACCGTCAATGACGCCGCCCGCGCCCTGGGCCTGCGCCCCGGCCAATCCCTGACGGCGGCGCATGCCCTGGCCAAGACCTTTGCCAGCGTCGAATACGACCCCGCCGAGATCGAGCGCCACCAACAGTTCCTGGCTGCCTGGGCCTACCAGTTCAGTTCCCAGGTCAGCCTGTATTACCCGCGTGCCTTGTTGTTTGAAATCGAATCGAGCCTGGGGCTGTTCGGGCCGTGGCCGAGGTTCGAAGCACGCTTGCGCCAGGAATTGACCGAATTGGGCTTTCGTCACCGTATCGTCGCGGCGCCCAACCCGGCGGCGGCGCGGGTGCTGGCGAATATATACGATGGTTTGGCGGTGCAGGATGACGGCTTGTTGCAGGCCCTGGCGCCGCTGCCCATCGACCGCGCCGGCCTCGACCCGCAGGCCGCCACGGCGTTGTCGCGCATGGGCCTGCGCCGCCTGGCCCAGGTGCAGGCGCTGCCTCGGCACACCTTGGCGCGGCGCTTTGATGCTGGACTGCTCAAGCATCTGGATGCATTGAGCGGGCAGCGGCCATTGGCCTTGGCGTTCTATCAGCCACCGGACCGGTTCGATGTGCGCATCGAGTTGAATTTCGACGTGCAGTCCCATCAGGCGCTGCTGTTTCCCTTGCGACGCCTGACGGGCGATCTGTCCGCCTTCCTGTGCGGTCGCGACAGTGGCGTGCAGCGTTTCGACCTGTATTTGGAACACGCCCAGGCGCCGGACACGGTGATCAAGGTTGGCCTGCTCAGCGCCGAGCGCGAACCGGCGATGCTGTTTGAATTGGCCCGAGGTCGCCTGGAGCAGGTACAGGTCACCTCACCGGTACGCGGTTTCCGCCTGATCGCCCAGGATTTGCCGGTGTTCGTGCCGCAGCGCCAGGACCTGTTCGACGACCGCCCGCAACAGACCTTGCCCTGGGAACAATTGCGCGAACGCCTGCGCGCCCGTCTCGGCGATGAGGCCGTGCAGGGCTTGCGCTTCCACGCCGACCATCGCCCCGAATGCGCCTGGCAAGCGGCGACCGACAAAAACCTCTGCCCGACCTTGCACAAGGTGCAACGCCCCGGCTGGTTGCTGAGCGAACCCACACTCTTGGCCGAACACGGCGTGCACATCCTCATGGGCCCGGAGCGCATTGAATCCGGCTGGTGGGACGGTGCCGATATCCGCCGCGACTACTACCTGATCCAGACCCGCGCCGGCCAGCGAGGCTGGGCCTTTCGTAACGTCGGGCAAAGCGATGGGTTGTGGTTGCAAGGCTGGTTCGCATGA
- the imuA gene encoding translesion DNA synthesis-associated protein ImuA: MGAVVALDTLFNGGRVWKGRPAAPPSSVHPTGLAALDAVLPTGGWPEAALSEILMAKEGVGELQLVLPTLARLSKAGERIVLVAPPYTPYPHAWQNAGVDLRLLSVIQAEERDALWAVEQCLRSGSCGAVLCWPRKADGRALRRLQVAAETGQTLAFAWRALSESVNSSPAALRLAVEARPAQVRVLKCRGGLAHPAPIALAGH, from the coding sequence ATGGGCGCCGTGGTCGCGCTGGACACGCTGTTCAATGGCGGGCGTGTCTGGAAGGGCCGGCCTGCCGCGCCGCCGTCCAGTGTGCATCCCACCGGGCTGGCGGCGCTGGACGCGGTGCTGCCCACGGGCGGCTGGCCGGAGGCGGCCTTGAGTGAAATCCTCATGGCCAAGGAAGGTGTGGGCGAATTGCAACTGGTGCTGCCGACCCTGGCGCGCTTGTCGAAGGCGGGGGAGCGCATTGTGTTGGTGGCGCCGCCGTACACGCCGTACCCCCATGCCTGGCAGAACGCCGGGGTGGACCTGCGCCTGCTCTCGGTGATCCAGGCCGAGGAACGCGACGCCCTGTGGGCGGTGGAGCAATGCCTGCGTTCCGGCAGTTGCGGCGCGGTGCTGTGCTGGCCGCGCAAGGCCGATGGCCGGGCGCTGCGGCGCCTGCAAGTGGCGGCGGAAACCGGGCAGACCCTGGCGTTTGCCTGGCGGGCCTTGAGTGAGTCGGTCAACTCATCGCCCGCCGCGCTACGCCTGGCCGTGGAGGCCAGGCCCGCGCAGGTACGGGTGCTCAAGTGCCGGGGCGGCTTGGCCCATCCGGCGCCGATTGCCCTGGCGGGGCACTGA
- the lexA gene encoding transcriptional repressor LexA: MYSMTTLTPRRTAILTFIRDRIAQQGQPPSLAEIAEAFGFASRSVARKHVLALTEAGYIEVNPHQARGIRLLNQPARPEWLDVPVLGRVAAGLPIGADAEVHSRLQLDPSTFAKTPDYLLRVQGDSMIEDGILDGDLVGVRRSAEALNGQIVVARLDGEVTIKRFERSGDRVRLLPRNPAYQPIVVGPDQDLAIEGVFCGLVRQG; the protein is encoded by the coding sequence ATGTACTCCATGACGACTCTCACCCCCCGCCGTACCGCCATCCTGACCTTTATCCGCGACCGCATCGCGCAGCAAGGCCAGCCCCCGAGCCTCGCCGAGATCGCCGAGGCGTTCGGTTTTGCCTCGCGCAGCGTGGCGCGCAAGCATGTGCTGGCGCTGACCGAAGCCGGGTATATCGAGGTCAACCCCCACCAGGCCCGTGGCATTCGCCTGCTCAACCAGCCGGCGCGCCCGGAATGGCTGGACGTGCCGGTGCTCGGTCGCGTGGCCGCAGGTTTGCCTATCGGCGCCGATGCCGAAGTGCACAGCCGCCTGCAACTGGACCCGTCGACCTTCGCGAAAACCCCGGACTACCTGTTGCGGGTGCAGGGCGATTCGATGATCGAGGACGGCATCCTCGACGGTGACCTGGTCGGCGTACGCCGCAGTGCCGAGGCCTTGAACGGGCAGATCGTGGTGGCGCGCCTGGACGGTGAAGTGACCATCAAGCGTTTCGAGCGCAGTGGCGACCGCGTGCGGCTGCTGCCGCGCAACCCCGCGTATCAACCCATCGTGGTGGGGCCTGACCAGGACCTGGCCATCGAAGGGGTGTTCTGCGGTTTGGTGAGGCAAGGCTGA